A section of the Streptococcus oriscaviae genome encodes:
- the rpmG gene encoding 50S ribosomal protein L33, with protein sequence MALKKASLACAVCGSRNYSIKLSSNPKPTRLEVNKYCKHCGQYTIHKETR encoded by the coding sequence ATGGCATTAAAAAAAGCAAGCCTAGCGTGTGCTGTTTGCGGCTCTAGAAATTACTCAATCAAACTTTCTAGCAATCCCAAGCCCACACGATTAGAAGTAAATAAATATTGTAAGCATTGTGGACAATATACCATCCACAAAGAAACCAGATAG
- the secE gene encoding preprotein translocase subunit SecE, with translation MKFFKDTIQILKDTSWPTRKQSWKDFLSVVEYTAFFVAVIYLFDLVLSKGLISLINLF, from the coding sequence GTGAAATTTTTCAAAGATACGATTCAAATTTTGAAGGATACTTCTTGGCCAACCCGTAAACAAAGTTGGAAAGATTTCTTATCCGTTGTTGAATATACAGCATTCTTCGTGGCAGTGATTTATCTTTTTGACCTTGTTTTGTCAAAAGGCTTAATCAGCCTCATCAATCTTTTCTAG
- the nusG gene encoding transcription termination/antitermination protein NusG → MYDSFDKGWFVLQTYSGYENKVKENLLQRAHTYNMLENILRVEIPTQTVQVEKNGEVKEVEENRFPGYVLVEMVMTDEAWFVVRNTPNVTGFVGSHGNRSKPTPLLEEEIRQILVSMGQTVQEFDIDVKVGDTVRIIDGAFTDYTGKITEIDNHKVKMIISMFGNDTIAEVNLSQIAEL, encoded by the coding sequence ATGTACGATAGTTTTGATAAAGGCTGGTTTGTCTTGCAAACCTACTCAGGATATGAAAACAAGGTGAAAGAAAACCTGCTCCAACGTGCCCACACCTACAATATGCTGGAAAATATTCTCCGCGTGGAAATCCCTACACAGACAGTTCAAGTTGAGAAGAATGGCGAGGTCAAGGAAGTAGAAGAAAACCGCTTCCCAGGCTATGTCTTGGTGGAGATGGTGATGACAGACGAAGCTTGGTTTGTGGTTCGGAATACTCCAAACGTTACAGGTTTCGTAGGTTCACATGGTAACCGCTCAAAACCAACCCCGCTCTTAGAAGAAGAAATCCGTCAAATCTTGGTATCAATGGGTCAAACGGTTCAGGAATTTGACATTGATGTTAAAGTTGGTGATACAGTGCGTATTATCGACGGGGCCTTCACCGACTACACTGGTAAGATTACCGAAATCGACAACCATAAGGTGAAGATGATTATCTCCATGTTTGGAAACGACACGATTGCCGAGGTCAACCTCAGCCAAATCGCAGAATTGTAA
- the rpsB gene encoding 30S ribosomal protein S2 has protein sequence MAVISMKQLLEAGVHFGHQTRRWNPKMAKYIFTERNGIHVIDLQQTVKLADQAYDFIRDAAANDAVILFVGTKKQAAEAVKDEAIRSGQYFINHRWLGGTLTNWGTIQKRIARLKEINRMEEEGVFEVLPKKEVALLNKQRARLEKFLGGIADMPRIPDVMFVVDPHKEQIAVKEAKKLGIPVVAMVDTNTDPDDIDVIIPANDDAIRAVKLITAKMADAIIEGRQGEDSVAAVEAELAAEPASAESIEELVEVVEGDNA, from the coding sequence ATGGCAGTAATTTCAATGAAACAACTTCTTGAGGCTGGTGTACACTTCGGTCACCAAACTCGCCGCTGGAACCCTAAGATGGCTAAGTACATCTTCACAGAGCGTAACGGTATCCACGTTATCGACTTGCAACAAACTGTAAAATTGGCTGACCAAGCTTACGATTTCATCCGTGACGCAGCAGCAAACGACGCAGTTATCCTCTTCGTAGGTACGAAGAAACAAGCTGCAGAAGCAGTTAAAGACGAAGCTATCCGTTCAGGTCAATACTTCATCAACCACCGTTGGTTGGGTGGAACTCTTACAAACTGGGGAACAATCCAAAAACGTATCGCTCGTTTGAAAGAAATCAACCGCATGGAAGAAGAAGGCGTCTTTGAAGTCCTTCCTAAGAAAGAAGTAGCATTGTTGAACAAACAACGCGCTCGTCTTGAAAAATTCTTGGGTGGTATCGCTGACATGCCACGCATTCCAGATGTTATGTTCGTAGTTGACCCACACAAAGAGCAAATCGCTGTTAAAGAAGCTAAGAAATTGGGTATCCCAGTTGTAGCGATGGTGGACACCAACACTGATCCAGATGACATCGATGTGATTATCCCAGCTAACGATGACGCTATCCGCGCTGTTAAATTGATCACAGCTAAAATGGCTGACGCGATTATCGAAGGCCGTCAAGGTGAAGACAGCGTAGCAGCAGTTGAAGCTGAATTGGCAGCTGAACCAGCATCTGCAGAATCAATCGAAGAATTGGTTGAAGTTGTAGAAGGCGACAACGCGTAA
- the tsf gene encoding translation elongation factor Ts, with protein sequence MAEITAKLVKELREKSGAGVMDAKKALVETDGDIEKAIELLREKGMAKAAKKADRVAAEGLTGVYVNGNVAAVVEVNAETDFVAKNAQFVDLVNATAKVIAEGKPADNEAALALVMPSGETLGEAYVSATATIGEKISFRRFALIEKTDAQAFGAYQHNGGRIGVISVIEGGDEALAKQVSMHIAAMKPTVLSYTELDEQFVKDELAQLNHKIEQDNESRAMVDKPALPLLKYGSKAQLTDEVIAAAEEAIKAELAAEGKPEKIWDKIIPGKMERFLLDNTKVDQAYTLLAQVYIMDDSKTVEAYLNSVNASVVEFARFEVGEGIEKASNDFEAEVAATMAAALGK encoded by the coding sequence ATGGCAGAAATTACAGCAAAGCTTGTAAAAGAATTGCGTGAAAAATCAGGTGCTGGCGTTATGGACGCTAAGAAAGCCTTGGTAGAAACTGACGGTGACATCGAAAAAGCGATTGAATTGCTTCGTGAAAAAGGGATGGCTAAGGCAGCTAAGAAGGCTGACCGTGTAGCAGCTGAAGGTTTGACAGGTGTATATGTTAACGGAAATGTAGCAGCAGTTGTGGAAGTGAATGCTGAAACAGACTTCGTTGCGAAAAATGCTCAATTCGTTGACTTGGTTAATGCAACTGCAAAAGTGATTGCAGAAGGCAAACCAGCTGACAACGAAGCAGCACTTGCTTTGGTAATGCCAAGCGGCGAAACTCTTGGTGAAGCTTATGTTAGTGCAACAGCAACTATCGGTGAGAAAATCTCATTCCGTCGTTTTGCTCTTATCGAAAAAACAGACGCTCAAGCATTTGGTGCTTACCAACACAACGGTGGCCGTATCGGAGTTATCTCTGTTATTGAGGGTGGTGACGAAGCGCTTGCTAAACAAGTATCTATGCACATCGCTGCGATGAAACCAACTGTTCTTTCTTACACAGAATTGGATGAGCAGTTTGTGAAAGACGAGTTGGCACAGCTTAACCACAAGATTGAGCAAGATAACGAAAGCCGTGCGATGGTTGACAAACCAGCCTTGCCACTCTTGAAATACGGTTCTAAAGCTCAATTGACTGACGAAGTGATTGCGGCAGCTGAAGAAGCAATCAAGGCAGAATTGGCAGCTGAAGGCAAACCAGAAAAAATCTGGGACAAAATTATCCCAGGTAAGATGGAGCGCTTCCTTCTTGACAACACCAAGGTTGACCAAGCTTACACTCTTCTTGCCCAGGTCTACATCATGGACGATAGCAAGACAGTTGAAGCTTACTTGAACTCAGTAAATGCTTCAGTAGTAGAATTTGCTCGCTTTGAAGTGGGTGAAGGTATCGAGAAAGCTTCAAACGACTTTGAAGCAGAAGTAGCTGCAACCATGGCCGCAGCGCTTGGTAAATAA
- a CDS encoding PL29 family lyase N-terminal domain-containing protein: protein MNKKLFISFVVALISLGSWIGVEAAEIRGFVKQFTNEQARSFVQQPNGRFSATQPAWSQSAYLNRIAVTVQAADGTVVYSGETGNTATGVGGYFAVPNLPVGTYTITLSANDLTALPFAVGATVQPQMTVSVQLTSDSEIKNLNWILASQSKRILALSKRGTFPGGTADVDQLGNPVHYRIWYQGGDVASLYTQAGVNYVYFKGALFNDTIGLYSNALTEPTLSADEKAYGWEFKGWRINQSDVIYSSEEVGNTRITADIILEAVYEAPSYTVSFATDEEKGTINGQPVVSYTVEGNGSAVTNLVGGSLPVATAKPGYTFLGWYADHTTNLVDDATILATGVKKDLTYYAKYKKDAPTLSIGANGNWFIDGVDTGKPSQGPAGADAQALTVTATDFDAAGNTVVTFSDNSQVTIKKGTDGQNGTNGTSVTILSTSQDAAGNTIVTFSDGTSMQVNKGEDARPLTILESKEDANGNTVITFSDKSVVVVKKGQDATAPKVEIGTNGNWFVNGVDTGKPSQGTSGQDGQSITVQETRLDANGNTVVIFSDGTSLTIHKGADAQAPQIHIGSNGNWFVNGVDTGKPAQGPKGQDGATGQNGKDGQSLSIVETKLDKDGNTLIVFSDGSQVSVHKGQAGQDGSSPVIAINADGYWVINGQLTTTKAKGEAGRDGQTPTIEIGSNGNWIVNGADTGIPAKGVDGKDGQVLAAGQSATGNPVTNFVKGILPATGTEQNIALLLLLGSGLMLGGGYVLGRRKSKGE from the coding sequence ATGAACAAGAAGTTGTTTATTAGCTTTGTTGTAGCATTGATTAGTCTTGGGAGCTGGATAGGTGTGGAGGCTGCCGAAATTCGTGGCTTTGTCAAACAATTTACCAACGAACAGGCTCGGAGCTTTGTCCAACAGCCTAACGGCCGATTTTCGGCAACACAGCCAGCCTGGAGCCAGTCTGCTTATCTCAATCGGATTGCAGTAACCGTACAAGCCGCAGATGGGACAGTTGTGTACTCCGGTGAAACAGGAAATACCGCAACTGGGGTTGGGGGCTATTTTGCTGTGCCTAATTTGCCAGTCGGAACCTACACCATAACCTTGTCTGCCAATGATCTAACAGCCTTGCCTTTTGCTGTGGGAGCAACGGTTCAGCCACAGATGACGGTTTCTGTCCAATTGACTTCTGACTCAGAAATTAAGAACTTAAACTGGATTTTGGCAAGTCAATCAAAACGAATCCTTGCGCTCAGTAAGCGAGGCACTTTCCCTGGAGGCACTGCTGATGTGGATCAACTTGGGAACCCAGTCCACTACCGTATTTGGTACCAAGGAGGTGATGTAGCTTCCCTTTATACGCAGGCTGGTGTCAACTATGTTTACTTTAAGGGTGCGCTCTTCAATGACACCATTGGTCTTTATTCCAATGCGTTGACAGAGCCAACCCTATCAGCTGATGAAAAAGCCTATGGATGGGAGTTCAAGGGCTGGCGAATCAATCAAAGTGATGTGATATATAGCAGTGAGGAAGTTGGAAATACGCGTATTACGGCCGATATTATCCTAGAAGCGGTTTATGAAGCTCCGAGTTACACAGTCAGCTTTGCAACAGATGAAGAAAAGGGAACTATCAATGGCCAGCCGGTAGTTAGCTACACGGTGGAAGGAAATGGCTCGGCTGTCACTAATCTCGTAGGCGGTAGTCTTCCAGTAGCAACAGCTAAACCTGGCTACACCTTCCTTGGCTGGTATGCTGATCACACGACTAACCTTGTGGATGATGCCACCATTCTGGCAACTGGCGTCAAGAAAGACCTTACTTATTATGCAAAATACAAAAAAGATGCTCCAACACTCTCCATCGGTGCCAATGGCAATTGGTTTATTGATGGTGTAGATACTGGTAAACCATCACAAGGCCCTGCAGGAGCAGATGCTCAAGCATTGACTGTAACGGCAACGGATTTTGACGCTGCTGGGAATACAGTTGTTACCTTCTCGGATAATAGTCAAGTGACCATCAAGAAGGGGACAGACGGACAAAACGGTACCAATGGCACCTCTGTCACTATCCTTAGCACTAGTCAAGATGCAGCGGGCAATACAATCGTAACCTTCTCAGATGGCACGAGTATGCAAGTTAATAAGGGAGAAGATGCTAGGCCGTTAACCATCCTTGAAAGCAAGGAAGACGCGAATGGCAACACCGTTATCACCTTCTCAGACAAGAGTGTTGTCGTAGTCAAAAAAGGCCAAGATGCGACCGCTCCTAAGGTAGAGATTGGTACCAACGGCAATTGGTTTGTTAATGGTGTGGACACTGGTAAGCCTTCACAAGGGACATCAGGTCAAGACGGTCAATCCATTACTGTACAGGAAACAAGGTTAGATGCCAATGGGAATACGGTTGTAATCTTCTCAGACGGTACCAGTTTAACCATCCACAAGGGAGCAGATGCTCAGGCTCCGCAGATTCATATTGGAAGCAATGGCAACTGGTTTGTCAATGGTGTTGACACAGGAAAACCAGCTCAGGGGCCTAAAGGTCAAGATGGTGCAACCGGTCAGAATGGAAAAGATGGCCAATCTCTATCGATTGTTGAAACCAAACTAGACAAAGACGGTAATACTCTAATCGTTTTCTCTGATGGTAGCCAAGTCAGTGTCCATAAGGGACAAGCAGGCCAAGATGGTTCAAGTCCGGTCATCGCAATCAATGCAGACGGTTATTGGGTTATCAATGGCCAGTTAACGACAACCAAGGCAAAAGGAGAAGCGGGCCGTGACGGTCAGACGCCAACGATTGAAATCGGAAGCAACGGCAACTGGATTGTCAACGGGGCAGATACAGGGATTCCTGCTAAGGGAGTTGATGGTAAAGATGGGCAAGTTCTTGCTGCTGGCCAGTCTGCAACAGGAAATCCAGTAACAAACTTTGTCAAAGGCATTTTACCAGCAACAGGAACGGAACAAAATATAGCCTTGCTCCTATTGTTGGGTTCTGGTCTCATGTTGGGCGGAGGCTATGTGCTAGGCCGCCGCAAATCAAAAGGAGAATAA
- the traF gene encoding conjugal transfer protein TraF has protein sequence MTFQTLTQDFTALTPAQAQELLQKQDGGILFLGRATCPYCQRFIPKLHRVAQDKKLTVHFLDTSSPSPELQTLREHYQVPTVPGLLVAKPTGVQVRCDSSMTEEEIAEFVGV, from the coding sequence ATGACATTTCAAACCTTAACTCAAGATTTTACCGCCCTTACTCCTGCTCAAGCACAAGAATTGCTTCAAAAACAAGATGGAGGCATCCTATTTTTAGGTCGCGCCACCTGCCCTTACTGCCAGCGGTTTATTCCAAAACTACACCGTGTCGCACAAGACAAAAAATTGACAGTCCACTTTCTTGACACTAGCTCTCCAAGTCCAGAACTTCAAACCCTACGTGAACACTATCAGGTTCCAACCGTTCCAGGCCTCTTGGTCGCAAAACCAACTGGCGTCCAAGTCCGCTGCGACTCCAGTATGACAGAGGAAGAGATTGCGGAATTTGTCGGGGTTTAA
- a CDS encoding CtsR family transcriptional regulator, with product MAMKNTSDYIEEHIKAILEQVNVAELRRSELASRFEVVPSQINYVIKTRFTASRGYIVESKRGGGGYIRIGRITFSDKHELVRDLLKNMGDELSATVFTDILQLLFDEGLMTEREGNLLLATSSDEVLGREANQVRARMMRQILRRLDRKED from the coding sequence ATGGCGATGAAAAATACATCCGACTATATTGAAGAACATATCAAGGCCATTTTGGAACAGGTTAATGTTGCTGAGTTGCGACGCAGTGAATTGGCCAGTCGTTTCGAGGTGGTGCCCAGTCAGATTAACTATGTGATTAAGACCCGATTTACAGCTAGCCGAGGCTATATTGTCGAAAGTAAAAGAGGTGGTGGTGGCTATATTCGTATTGGCCGAATTACCTTTTCAGACAAGCATGAACTAGTTCGCGATTTGCTTAAGAATATGGGCGACGAGTTATCTGCAACAGTCTTTACAGATATTTTGCAGCTATTGTTTGATGAAGGTTTGATGACGGAAAGAGAGGGCAATCTCCTTCTAGCAACTAGTAGCGATGAGGTGTTAGGCAGGGAGGCCAACCAAGTAAGAGCGCGGATGATGCGTCAAATCCTGCGCCGTTTAGATAGGAAAGAGGACTAA
- a CDS encoding ATP-dependent Clp protease ATP-binding subunit: protein MKFSSGLQRTFEDAQLIAQRYSCDFLETWHILLAFVINPDTIAGSTLVEYPADVEDYEHAAYVVTEKVYREELEAVTILPASKRLEETLQFARQIGEVVKAKQLGTEHLFMAMLLNKRTIASQILDKVGFHFEDSDDKVRFLDLRKNLEAKAGFSKEHLKAIRALMKGGKSKQPSMANMMGMPPTAQSGGLEDYTRDLTALARAGQIEPVIGRDEEISRMIQILSRKTKNNPVLVGDAGVGKTALALGLAQKVADGEVPSSLSKMRVLELDLMNVIAGTRFRGDFEERMNNIINDIEEDGQVILFIDELHTIMGSGSGIDSTLDAANILKPALARGSLRTVGATTQDEYQKHIEKDAALARRFAKVSIEEPSVADSIAILRGLKSAYEKHHRVIISDQALVTAVTYAKRYLTSKNLPDSAIDLLDEASATVQNRIKSEGAEGELTALDRALMSKKYKTVSQLLIKETEDIQRPVSQLAVTEDDVLVTLSRLSGIPVSKLSKTDAKKYLSLESELHKRVIGQDQAISAVSRAIRRNQSGIRTGHRPIGSFMFLGPTGVGKTELAKALAEVLFDDEAALIRFDMSEYMEKFAASRLNGAPPGYVGYEEGGELTEKVRNKPYAVLLFDEVEKAHPDTFNILLQVLDDGQLTDSKGRKVDFSNTLIIMTSNLGATALRDDKTVGFGALDLSRSQEHVEKRIFEELKKAYRPEFINRIDEKVVFHSLSEQDMQEVVKVMVAPLLGVMAEKGIQLKLQPSALKQLATEGYDPEMGARPLRRLLQTKLEDPLAEMLLKRELEAGSILKVGVKSGRLTFTVTSQD, encoded by the coding sequence ATGAAATTTTCAAGTGGTTTGCAGCGGACGTTTGAGGACGCGCAACTGATTGCCCAGCGATATAGCTGTGATTTTTTAGAAACCTGGCACATCCTGCTGGCTTTTGTTATCAATCCAGATACTATTGCAGGGTCCACTCTGGTGGAGTACCCTGCCGATGTTGAAGACTATGAACATGCAGCCTATGTCGTGACAGAAAAAGTCTACCGTGAAGAGCTAGAAGCGGTCACCATTTTGCCAGCGTCTAAGCGCTTGGAGGAAACGCTTCAATTTGCAAGGCAGATTGGTGAGGTTGTGAAGGCGAAGCAGTTGGGAACAGAGCACCTCTTTATGGCTATGCTTCTAAACAAGCGGACCATTGCTTCGCAGATTTTGGACAAGGTGGGCTTTCATTTTGAAGACTCCGATGACAAGGTGCGTTTTCTTGATTTGCGAAAGAATTTGGAAGCCAAGGCGGGTTTTAGCAAGGAACACCTCAAGGCCATCCGCGCCCTCATGAAGGGAGGCAAGTCCAAGCAGCCAAGTATGGCCAATATGATGGGGATGCCACCGACAGCTCAGAGCGGTGGGTTGGAAGATTATACCCGCGATTTGACAGCTCTGGCGCGAGCGGGGCAGATTGAACCTGTGATTGGTCGAGATGAAGAAATTTCTCGCATGATTCAAATTCTTTCCCGTAAGACCAAGAACAACCCTGTTTTGGTTGGGGATGCCGGTGTCGGAAAGACTGCTCTAGCATTGGGATTGGCTCAAAAGGTAGCAGATGGGGAAGTTCCATCTAGCCTATCCAAAATGCGTGTTTTGGAGCTGGACTTGATGAATGTCATTGCAGGTACTCGTTTCCGTGGGGATTTTGAAGAGCGGATGAACAATATTATCAACGATATTGAAGAAGACGGGCAAGTCATCCTCTTCATCGATGAGCTCCACACCATCATGGGCTCTGGTTCAGGAATTGATTCTACGTTGGATGCAGCCAATATCCTCAAGCCTGCTCTAGCGCGTGGCAGTCTACGAACAGTCGGGGCAACCACTCAAGACGAATACCAAAAGCACATTGAAAAAGACGCGGCCTTAGCCCGCCGCTTTGCTAAGGTGAGCATTGAAGAACCAAGTGTGGCAGACAGTATCGCTATTTTGCGTGGCCTCAAATCGGCCTACGAGAAGCACCACAGGGTAATCATTTCAGATCAGGCGCTAGTCACTGCTGTAACCTATGCCAAGCGCTATCTGACCAGCAAGAACCTACCCGATTCGGCTATTGATTTGCTGGATGAAGCCAGCGCTACTGTCCAAAATCGTATCAAGTCAGAAGGTGCAGAAGGAGAACTAACAGCTCTTGACAGGGCTCTGATGTCTAAAAAATATAAGACGGTCAGCCAGCTCTTGATTAAAGAAACCGAGGACATTCAAAGACCCGTTAGCCAGTTGGCTGTGACAGAAGATGATGTTTTGGTGACTCTCAGTCGCCTATCTGGGATTCCTGTATCCAAACTCAGTAAGACAGATGCGAAGAAATATCTATCCTTGGAAAGCGAACTCCATAAGCGGGTTATTGGACAAGACCAAGCCATTTCAGCGGTCAGCCGTGCCATCCGTCGCAATCAATCAGGTATTCGAACTGGCCACCGTCCTATCGGTTCCTTCATGTTTTTGGGGCCGACAGGTGTCGGAAAGACCGAGCTAGCTAAGGCACTGGCGGAGGTGCTGTTTGATGATGAAGCTGCCTTGATTCGCTTTGATATGAGTGAGTATATGGAAAAGTTTGCGGCCAGCCGCTTGAATGGAGCCCCTCCTGGTTATGTGGGCTATGAAGAAGGGGGCGAGTTGACAGAAAAAGTTCGCAACAAGCCTTATGCGGTTCTCCTCTTTGATGAGGTGGAAAAGGCCCATCCGGATACCTTTAATATTCTCTTGCAAGTCTTAGACGATGGTCAATTGACGGACAGCAAGGGGCGTAAGGTAGATTTCTCCAATACCCTGATTATCATGACTTCTAACTTGGGGGCGACGGCTTTAAGAGATGACAAGACAGTTGGGTTCGGGGCTCTTGACCTTTCTCGCAGTCAGGAACATGTTGAAAAGCGGATTTTTGAGGAATTGAAGAAGGCCTATCGTCCAGAATTTATCAACCGGATTGATGAAAAGGTTGTCTTTCACAGTCTGTCCGAGCAGGATATGCAGGAGGTGGTCAAGGTTATGGTGGCACCGCTTCTTGGAGTCATGGCCGAAAAAGGCATCCAGCTCAAATTACAGCCTTCAGCACTCAAACAGTTGGCAACAGAAGGCTATGATCCAGAAATGGGTGCAAGACCGCTTCGCCGGCTTCTTCAGACCAAGCTGGAGGATCCGTTGGCAGAGATGTTGCTGAAAAGGGAGTTGGAAGCAGGCTCTATCCTGAAAGTAGGGGTTAAGTCTGGTAGGCTGACCTTTACAGTGACGAGTCAGGACTAG
- a CDS encoding AAA family ATPase — protein MKKTVAVIFGTFAPMHKGHIDLVQRAKRECDRAVVIVSGYQNDRGQQIGLGLQKRFRYIRETFNDESLVSVFKLDEEGIPPYPHGWKPWLAALTDLITLSSDEELVFYVSEEEYAEELRSRGYRASCTERNFGISATLIRENPAKYWNSIAKPFRRHFSKNVLVLGSASNGKTTLVRDLGRYYSCPVSLEYSRHYQQRYNVRDDELTGKDYNYLLTGQYRQTSNLIDSDTNRGLVIADTNATVTEAYYDYYIGETSSSFHSLCADTVKSEKWALIIFVLPTGSYIDDGYRDMTMADSEIRHAFTEHLKELVAKNHPHTPVAFIGGSYAENYSQAIQLIDTIYNEFAPSDKWFD, from the coding sequence ATGAAAAAAACAGTAGCCGTTATCTTCGGCACCTTTGCACCTATGCACAAGGGGCATATCGACTTAGTTCAACGGGCCAAGCGGGAATGCGACCGCGCCGTTGTCATTGTTTCAGGTTATCAGAATGATCGCGGGCAACAGATTGGGCTGGGGCTTCAGAAGCGCTTCCGCTATATCCGCGAAACCTTTAACGACGAGAGTTTGGTGTCCGTCTTTAAGCTAGATGAGGAAGGGATTCCGCCTTACCCTCATGGTTGGAAACCGTGGTTGGCCGCTTTGACAGACTTGATAACCTTGAGCTCAGACGAAGAGTTGGTCTTTTATGTGTCAGAGGAAGAGTACGCAGAGGAGTTGAGAAGCCGAGGGTACAGAGCTTCTTGCACCGAGCGCAATTTTGGAATTTCTGCCACACTGATTCGAGAAAATCCAGCCAAGTACTGGAACTCAATTGCCAAGCCTTTCCGTCGCCATTTCTCCAAGAACGTCCTAGTATTGGGGTCTGCCTCAAATGGGAAGACAACCTTGGTCAGGGATTTGGGCCGCTATTATTCCTGTCCTGTATCTCTGGAATATTCTCGCCACTACCAGCAACGCTACAATGTCCGCGATGATGAGTTGACGGGGAAAGACTACAACTACCTTTTGACAGGCCAGTATCGCCAGACCTCCAACCTGATTGACTCGGATACCAATCGTGGTCTGGTGATTGCAGATACCAATGCTACGGTGACAGAGGCCTACTATGATTATTATATCGGTGAAACCTCCAGCTCTTTCCACTCTCTCTGTGCGGACACGGTTAAGAGTGAAAAATGGGCCTTGATTATCTTTGTTTTGCCGACGGGTTCTTATATTGATGATGGTTATCGGGATATGACCATGGCTGATAGTGAAATCCGCCATGCCTTCACCGAACACTTGAAAGAATTGGTGGCAAAAAATCATCCTCATACACCGGTGGCCTTTATCGGTGGCTCCTATGCAGAAAATTACAGCCAGGCTATCCAGCTCATTGACACCATCTACAACGAATTCGCACCGTCAGACAAGTGGTTTGACTAG
- the pnuC gene encoding nicotinamide riboside transporter PnuC, with protein sequence MTTLENRKNNLLQSFKEVPQNIGKIFAVARQMGFSGVAKAAYNDLFVGRSLFQWLYLIVLSSVPIVLHFTSGSNDWMGLFTAWTGNLCVILVAEGRASNYLFGFLSNVVYFALSFQNMFYGEVMTAIFFIVMQPVGLYFWLADRVKGEKKEEPQVSEFATRKLNFFGWIKWLCFTVLVWGTFGLIYQSIGAARPFRDSITDGTNWTGQFLQSYLYREQWVFWIATNLFSIYLWWMGPDSGNLQMAAMYFVWTINSIVGWYQWSKAVKERKGA encoded by the coding sequence ATGACTACTTTGGAAAATCGTAAGAACAACCTGTTGCAATCTTTTAAAGAAGTGCCGCAGAATATAGGAAAAATCTTTGCCGTAGCCCGTCAGATGGGATTTAGTGGAGTGGCTAAGGCAGCTTACAATGATTTGTTTGTAGGGCGTAGCCTTTTTCAGTGGCTCTACCTGATTGTTCTGTCAAGTGTACCCATTGTCTTGCATTTTACCTCAGGCAGCAATGACTGGATGGGCTTGTTTACTGCATGGACCGGAAACCTCTGTGTTATCTTGGTAGCTGAAGGCCGTGCCAGCAACTATCTGTTTGGTTTTTTGAGCAACGTAGTCTACTTTGCCTTGTCCTTCCAAAATATGTTTTATGGAGAAGTTATGACGGCCATCTTTTTCATCGTCATGCAGCCGGTTGGTCTGTATTTCTGGCTGGCAGATCGGGTGAAAGGTGAGAAGAAAGAGGAGCCGCAGGTGTCCGAATTCGCAACCCGCAAATTGAACTTCTTTGGTTGGATTAAATGGCTTTGTTTTACTGTCTTGGTTTGGGGAACGTTCGGTTTGATTTACCAGTCTATCGGAGCAGCCCGTCCTTTCCGTGACTCCATTACAGATGGTACCAACTGGACAGGGCAGTTTCTTCAAAGCTATCTCTACCGTGAGCAATGGGTCTTCTGGATTGCGACCAACCTCTTTTCTATCTACCTCTGGTGGATGGGGCCAGATAGCGGCAATCTTCAGATGGCTGCGATGTATTTTGTCTGGACCATCAACTCAATCGTAGGTTGGTACCAGTGGTCTAAGGCGGTAAAAGAGAGAAAGGGGGCCTAA